The Anopheles maculipalpis chromosome 3RL, idAnoMacuDA_375_x, whole genome shotgun sequence genomic sequence TTGACGCGTAAAATATACAACTAACTGAATCCTGTCCGTCACAATTCTTAAAGTAGTATAATACTGAAATATGCTCGTTTTACCACATTCACAACACGATTTCCACGTTTAAATGCTTACGTTCATGTGCTAATTAATAATTGTctagtttattttaatttttagtttaaaatattgtaaaggCCTCAGCGCGTGGCATGCCATTAATTCGAATAAAGAACAAATAATACATGTTCTTTTTCAGTACTCCGTACTCACAGTATTTCAAGTACCGTCGTTCCATATTCCGATACGCTTTATCATACATAATAACAGCTAGATCTAGATTTATTGTGAAGGTtataattatataaaattttactatGAGCCGTTTCTTGGTGGCTGATAAGTTACATTAGAAATAACCTTATtacaataaaatcaaatgacCATATATTATAAAGAGGGTAAGGGAAAATATTTCTATTACCAATATGTGTTTGCCAATTTTTTTGGTAAATCCTTCGTCTTCTTGGTGTAATGCCGAAGGTAATGATCGCCAtcaaatgacttactagacttattgacatcacgttgttggatagttagtccctCTACTACGAAGACCGGTTCGGATGGATTTTGAACCCCGATTCTGTCGTATGAAAACCGATGCCACTACCTGCGAACCACCCCGTAAATAGTTTATCCACTGCAAGTCATAACTTAACTTAACAATAATACACCATACATATTTATGAACCGTCCGCTGACAAATAACTTAACTACATTTGGGATTTGAGTCTCAAGCGATACGATGCGATCCATAGCACACCATACTGTACACCCCGGAATCTCTCCTTTCCTCAACGGTCACGCGTAGCAACAATACAGTcataaaaaagagcaacagATAGATTTACGATTTCCAACAAGTTTCACCCTACAAACTGTCAACAACGATTTGGCAATGAAAATCCCATTCGAATTTACGGAAGACGAAGCCGAGGAATAGGATAAATATGAAACCGCTGCATGATCGAGTCCCGCCAGTGGGTTACATTCAGAAAAGTTCATTTCTCCCGCTTTGCACGAATCGGAAATAAAACGCAATGGACAACTCCCCAGTACACATCACACCCTTCCACATACCGTGAGTTTGTCGAAGCGTAAAGATCGAGtttgaaaaactaaacaacTCATTTAATACAAAGCTGTCCCAGCGAGCGGTATAGTTTTCCGTGAATTGAAACGTTTTAAAATAGTGCTTTTGTATgtgtaaaacataaaaacagtGTAATACTCGTTTATCCCTTCGGTAACTTAAAGCATGCAACGGCTAGCTTTTGTGTCAGTTTTTGCACTTGTATGCCATTACGGTGTGACAATAAACTATTCGCCATACGACTATTGCGACAAAAATTACTGTCCCACGGGCAAACGCAATATTGGCTGTGGATGCAAATTCAACGAATCGTACGGGCCTGAATGCAGTGGCAAAAGTGCCACACTGCACAAGTTCTCCAAGAAGGATGCACAGTTTATACTGCACATACACAATCATCTGAGACATTTGTTCGCTTGCGGTTTTATAAACTACTTTCTCCCAGCTGTTCGAATGGTTCAATTGGTAAGATATGGCTCTAACGGCCAAAAGATGAAAGAGTAAAATCGTAAATGGGGAGTGGGCGGATTATGTTTCATTGCACCAACGAATCAAACTTAGCCATTACAGTTGCATCCATCACAACCGCAGTGGAAATTCTTATTTCAAGCATAAATCAATTTAGCATTGGTTTGAGCtttgattgttttggtttCACCGAGTCCTTGAAAGTGGTGAATTGGATTCCGAATAAACTACCCTACGGTAGTGAAAATGTTTCGTTACATATTATAACCATTCCATGTATATTTCAGATTTTCGTTATCAATGAGTTTTAGGAGCCTCTTATAAACGTCAAGCTATTCTTTGAAGgcatttatcattttattaatCTTTTCTGGTTTGTACATATTCATATGTCTGTCGTTTCGCAGCGAGTCGACAAAGATTTGCAAATATTGGCAGAGTGTAATGTAAAAAGATGCTATTATGGACACGATCAATGCCGTAGCACGGAACATTATCACTACGCCGGTCAAAATATAGCCAAACGCACGGTCTGCGGACGAACGCTTTCAGTTACCGAGGTAGTCAACAGTTCAGTGTATGCCTGGTTTGACGAGTACTGGGACACAAAGAATGATATGCTGTACAATTATCCTAATTTCACCCTCCGGTAAGCAAATGCATTACTGTGCAATAGGTAAGcgtaataattgttttttttttgtttgttttttgttttttcataacATAGTAAACCAATCGGACACTTTACTCTGTTGGTAAACGATAATGTGTATTTCATCGGTTGTGCGATGATTTCCTACACCGTTCGTTTAATGGACTATTTTACCGAAACTGGTGAGGATTGCAGAGCGTATTATTTTGTCTGCAATTATTCCTTCATCAATCTAAAGAACAGGGCAA encodes the following:
- the LOC126562777 gene encoding antigen 5 like allergen Cul n 1-like, yielding MQRLAFVSVFALVCHYGVTINYSPYDYCDKNYCPTGKRNIGCGCKFNESYGPECSGKSATLHKFSKKDAQFILHIHNHLRHLFACGFINYFLPAVRMVQLRVDKDLQILAECNVKRCYYGHDQCRSTEHYHYAGQNIAKRTVCGRTLSVTEVVNSSVYAWFDEYWDTKNDMLYNYPNFTLRKPIGHFTLLVNDNVYFIGCAMISYTVRLMDYFTETGEDCRAYYFVCNYSFINLKNRATYTSGKKAATMCQSHHSKQYPCLCSVHEPYSTSIDWKDLVL